In one window of Tellurirhabdus rosea DNA:
- a CDS encoding PAS domain-containing sensor histidine kinase, whose amino-acid sequence MTGKPGLDSYSRELLQCVLQGSLSCVVVLEALYDNNLEVADFQIVMANQAALDMARMPSDRIIGTRMSVLFPGMIQGDVFQRMKTTLQTGRPDYFEWQHTYYYQKRVGWFETSTTAFQQFVIVTFVDVTEKKSRELLLTEVLNTSLTGIFAARAVRGADGTLTDFELTLANEALGGLMGTRGEGLVGLSLLSIFPTIREFNTWKYYVLALETGQPQRFEQYCPYEGGEAWFDVSLRTWGDGVVANFIDISAAKQAGLRIQQTADLLRSVLDGSQSAIIGFDAVRDESGQVVNFRYIVQNAVNRQRIGRSDEELIGHTMLEFFPSVKEYGLFERYVRVVDTGVPERFELKYNHDRLNGWYDVTVVKRNDGIVLTLLDKTESHRAEEQREALLEELRRSNENLEQFAYIASHDLQEPLRKIQSFAEVLTHEFAPELSFQAADMITRMQRSADRMQTLIRDLLTFSRLATQKEPFRPVNLNTLLQDVLIDLETAIQDKNAEILLLSLPEVKGDALQVRLLFQNLLSNALKFSRTDVRPQITVTARVVPAIETEITTLQNLKETYHAITVADNGIGFNEKYRERIFLAFHRLHNRSQYPGTGIGLAIVRKVVDNHRGSITVRSEIGVGSAFTVYLPVK is encoded by the coding sequence ATGACGGGTAAACCAGGTCTTGATTCTTACTCCCGCGAACTCCTTCAATGCGTCCTGCAGGGCTCCCTTTCCTGCGTGGTCGTGCTTGAAGCGCTCTATGATAACAACCTTGAGGTAGCTGATTTTCAGATTGTCATGGCCAATCAGGCGGCCCTCGACATGGCCCGGATGCCGTCCGACCGCATCATCGGGACCAGGATGAGCGTCCTCTTCCCCGGCATGATCCAGGGCGATGTGTTTCAGCGCATGAAAACGACGCTGCAAACCGGCCGCCCCGATTACTTCGAATGGCAGCATACCTATTACTACCAGAAACGCGTCGGCTGGTTCGAAACCTCCACCACGGCCTTTCAGCAGTTTGTGATCGTCACGTTTGTGGACGTGACCGAGAAGAAGAGCCGGGAACTGCTGCTGACCGAAGTGCTGAATACGTCGCTGACGGGCATCTTCGCGGCGCGGGCTGTTCGCGGGGCGGACGGGACGCTGACGGATTTTGAACTCACCCTCGCCAACGAGGCGCTGGGCGGGCTGATGGGCACCCGCGGCGAAGGGCTGGTCGGCCTTTCGCTGCTGTCGATTTTCCCGACCATCCGGGAGTTCAACACCTGGAAATACTACGTGCTGGCCCTGGAAACGGGGCAGCCCCAGCGGTTCGAACAATACTGCCCCTACGAAGGCGGAGAAGCCTGGTTTGATGTGTCGCTGCGGACCTGGGGCGACGGCGTGGTGGCCAATTTTATCGACATCAGTGCGGCCAAGCAGGCCGGGCTGCGCATCCAGCAAACCGCCGACCTGCTCCGCAGCGTCCTCGACGGGTCCCAGAGCGCCATCATCGGCTTCGATGCGGTGCGGGATGAATCCGGGCAGGTGGTGAACTTCCGCTACATTGTCCAGAATGCCGTCAACCGGCAGCGGATCGGACGCAGCGATGAAGAACTGATCGGCCATACCATGCTCGAATTTTTTCCGTCCGTGAAAGAATACGGCCTGTTCGAGCGCTACGTCCGCGTGGTCGATACCGGCGTTCCCGAACGGTTTGAGCTTAAATACAACCACGACCGGCTGAATGGCTGGTATGACGTGACGGTGGTCAAGCGCAACGACGGCATTGTGCTGACGCTGCTCGACAAAACGGAATCGCACCGGGCCGAAGAGCAGCGCGAGGCCCTGCTGGAGGAACTGCGCCGGTCGAACGAAAACCTCGAACAGTTTGCCTACATCGCTTCCCATGATTTGCAGGAGCCGCTGCGCAAAATCCAGTCGTTTGCCGAAGTGCTGACCCACGAGTTTGCGCCCGAGCTTTCGTTTCAGGCGGCGGACATGATTACCCGCATGCAACGGTCGGCCGACCGGATGCAGACCCTCATCCGTGACCTGCTCACGTTTTCCCGGCTGGCCACGCAGAAAGAGCCGTTCCGGCCGGTGAACCTGAATACGCTGTTGCAGGATGTTCTGATCGACCTGGAGACCGCCATTCAGGACAAGAACGCCGAAATCCTTCTGCTTTCGCTGCCGGAGGTGAAAGGCGATGCGCTCCAGGTGCGGCTCCTGTTTCAGAATCTACTGAGCAACGCCCTCAAATTCAGCCGCACCGACGTGCGGCCGCAGATTACCGTCACGGCCCGGGTGGTGCCGGCCATCGAAACCGAAATTACCACGCTGCAGAACCTGAAGGAAACCTATCACGCGATTACCGTCGCGGACAACGGCATCGGCTTCAACGAAAAATACCGGGAACGCATTTTTCTGGCATTTCACCGCCTGCATAACCGCAGCCAGTACCCCGGCACGGGCATCGGCCTGGCCATCGTCCGGAAAGTGGTGGACAACCACCGGGGCAGCATCACCGTCCGCAGCGAAATCGGCGTCGGTTCGGCCTTTACGGTGTATCTGCCGGTGAAGTGA